The proteins below come from a single Salinilacihabitans rarus genomic window:
- a CDS encoding DUF7344 domain-containing protein — MSSIDTSLPEEITSVTDAEDDGRLSKDVIFELLKNRRRREVLEYLLEAEGTVTLGELAEQIAAWENDTSVSALSSDQRKRVYVALYQTHLPKMDDAGIVDYDQDRGLIELSDNADLLLMYLDTDAHRRDRWDRWYAAASVAGAALVGAAVIGLPPLSAVSTAGVAAGVVAAFLVLSFSHVVVNHRSQRAVDGKLSRIE; from the coding sequence ATGTCGTCGATCGACACCTCGCTGCCCGAGGAGATCACGTCCGTCACCGACGCGGAGGACGACGGACGGCTCTCGAAGGACGTCATCTTCGAACTGCTGAAGAACCGCCGCCGACGCGAGGTCCTCGAGTACCTCCTCGAAGCCGAGGGGACGGTGACCCTCGGCGAACTCGCCGAACAGATCGCCGCCTGGGAGAACGACACCTCCGTCTCCGCGCTCAGTTCCGACCAGCGAAAGCGCGTCTACGTCGCCCTCTACCAGACTCACCTGCCGAAGATGGACGACGCCGGCATCGTCGACTACGACCAGGACCGCGGTCTCATCGAACTCTCGGACAACGCGGACCTGCTCCTGATGTACCTCGACACCGACGCCCACCGGCGCGACCGCTGGGACCGCTGGTACGCCGCCGCCAGCGTCGCCGGCGCCGCGCTCGTGGGCGCTGCCGTCATCGGGCTCCCGCCGCTGTCGGCCGTCTCGACCGCCGGCGTCGCTGCCGGCGTCGTCGCGGCGTTTCTCGTCCTCTCGTTTTCACACGTCGTCGTCAACCACCGCTCCCAGCGAGCCGTCGACGGCAAACTCTCCCGCATCGAGTGA
- a CDS encoding DEAD/DEAH box helicase family protein translates to MTDDRPPRSERPEEPPASNPSGDGPDDGDAALDLSAFHDACQRAGRPVVTAAEVARALDRSQAAVSDALEALADRGDVERLSVSTDPVVWFPRELEDLTARERVVVFPKRREVVVDHPDQFTRAQLSQFAHLADANGEGGYRYVVRPEDVWSAPHDSFDALARTMRQALGRRSERLEEWVRSQFDRARQFRLYTHPDGYTVLAARSPEVMGNVAREKLDEEHVHAPISETEDWVRDGAEAAIKRVLYEAGYPVRDERSLESGDPLDVDLRVRLRDYQRTWVDRFEEAGEGVFVGPPGSGKTVAAMGAMASVGGETLIFVPSRDLARQWEESLLEFTSLDPEQVGQYHGGVKERRPVTVATYQIAGMDRHRSLFDDREWGLVIFDECQHVPSEVYRRSTQLQSRHRLGLSASPIREDDRQTEIFTLVGPPIGTDWEALFDAGFVAEPELEIRYVPWGDEEERNAYGSADGRERYRIAAENSGKVDEVRYLLSAHPDAKALVFADYLDQGREIAAALDVPFLSGETPHHERRRLLEEFRTDERDLLVVSRVGDEGIDLPTADLAIVASGLGGSRRQGTQRAGRTMRPAGGALVYVLATRGTREEEFARRQLQHLGRKGIAVRERTVDD, encoded by the coding sequence GTGACCGACGATCGCCCTCCACGTTCGGAGCGACCCGAGGAGCCGCCGGCGTCGAACCCGTCCGGGGACGGTCCCGACGACGGGGACGCCGCCCTCGACCTCTCGGCGTTCCACGACGCCTGTCAGCGGGCCGGCCGGCCGGTCGTGACCGCCGCCGAGGTCGCCCGCGCGCTCGACCGCTCGCAGGCGGCGGTCAGCGACGCCCTCGAAGCGCTCGCCGACCGCGGCGACGTCGAACGCCTCTCGGTCTCGACCGACCCCGTGGTCTGGTTCCCGCGCGAACTCGAGGACCTGACCGCCCGCGAGCGCGTCGTCGTCTTCCCGAAGCGCCGCGAGGTCGTCGTCGACCACCCGGACCAGTTCACCCGCGCCCAACTGTCGCAGTTCGCCCACCTCGCGGACGCCAACGGCGAGGGCGGCTACCGGTACGTCGTCCGCCCCGAGGACGTCTGGAGCGCCCCCCACGACTCCTTCGACGCGCTCGCGCGCACGATGCGACAGGCGCTCGGGCGACGGTCGGAGCGTCTGGAGGAGTGGGTACGCAGCCAGTTCGACCGCGCCCGGCAGTTCCGCCTCTACACCCACCCGGACGGCTACACGGTGCTGGCGGCCCGCAGCCCGGAGGTGATGGGCAACGTCGCCCGCGAGAAACTCGACGAGGAGCACGTCCACGCGCCGATCTCCGAGACCGAAGACTGGGTGCGCGACGGCGCGGAGGCGGCGATCAAGCGCGTCCTCTACGAGGCGGGCTACCCCGTGCGCGACGAGCGCTCGCTCGAATCGGGCGACCCCCTCGACGTCGACCTGCGCGTTCGCCTGCGGGACTACCAGCGGACGTGGGTCGACCGCTTCGAGGAGGCCGGCGAGGGGGTCTTCGTCGGCCCGCCGGGAAGCGGGAAGACCGTCGCCGCGATGGGCGCGATGGCGAGCGTCGGCGGCGAGACGCTGATCTTCGTCCCGAGCCGGGACCTCGCGCGCCAGTGGGAGGAGTCGCTGCTGGAGTTTACCTCCCTCGACCCCGAGCAGGTCGGGCAGTACCACGGCGGCGTCAAGGAACGCCGCCCGGTGACGGTCGCGACCTACCAGATCGCCGGGATGGACCGGCACCGCTCGCTGTTCGACGACCGCGAGTGGGGGCTGGTGATCTTCGACGAGTGCCAGCACGTCCCCAGCGAGGTCTACCGCCGGAGCACGCAACTGCAGTCCCGCCACCGCCTCGGGCTGTCGGCGAGCCCGATCCGCGAGGACGACCGCCAGACGGAGATCTTCACGCTCGTCGGCCCGCCGATCGGCACCGACTGGGAGGCGCTGTTCGACGCCGGCTTCGTCGCCGAACCGGAACTCGAAATCCGGTACGTGCCGTGGGGCGACGAGGAGGAGCGAAACGCCTACGGCTCGGCCGACGGCCGCGAGCGCTACCGGATCGCCGCGGAGAACTCGGGGAAAGTCGACGAGGTCCGCTACCTGCTCTCGGCGCACCCGGACGCGAAGGCGCTCGTCTTCGCCGACTACCTCGACCAGGGCCGGGAGATCGCGGCCGCCCTCGACGTCCCGTTCCTCAGCGGGGAGACGCCCCACCACGAGCGACGACGGCTGCTGGAGGAGTTCCGGACCGACGAGCGCGACCTGCTCGTCGTCTCCCGGGTCGGCGACGAGGGGATCGACCTCCCGACGGCCGACCTCGCCATCGTCGCCTCGGGACTGGGCGGGTCGCGCCGTCAGGGCACCCAGCGAGCGGGCCGGACGATGCGCCCCGCGGGAGGCGCGCTCGTCTACGTGCTCGCCACGCGGGGGACCCGCGAGGAGGAGTTCGCCCGGCGCCAGCTCCAGCACCTCGGCCGCAAGGGGATCGCGGTCCGCGAGCGGACCGTCGACGACTAG
- a CDS encoding right-handed parallel beta-helix repeat-containing protein has protein sequence MAREPSVLDDDDEPAGIGRESADRGRNGGLLHRRSYLKLAGSAAAAAATTAAAATTAAADEDDYEVVKLSRGEKRQFFVDDGETFENVLIDCTAGGCWPQIIAHGTNWTIRNVGIKGRIGDANAVLGVSDRGGNRSLIENVYLGDGATAGHRHGLGLWVAPQHSGHIDIRNVNIQEMGDNSFYCSAPGGNGGGTIHIDNCYSANSWVSHFRLSEGKVTNSVAVNDERHKDGRGVWGWAPGPVEVENCHLAMNGRHYSLHARGGVLNVSNTEYDRGYGDEGTRTVQGGSINFRGGNGSNPREFVPEGCPTSAAEAAAGGSSSAGEQEEERILPNTIVFDGRGAGDNTSYEFAASGDVAPSTDEDATIDAEATVDGKRASGVVANWLDAFRFEGELEELTVDGPATVRVNGVEIDPDEFDGGPDHVLVVEGSEAGVTRYEFVVDGPVEKSDDGGASIDDEDEIDDGAVHGVVANWKDAYRFDGDLESLTVDGPATVTLDGEVVDPFEYGEALPHVLEVVGDGSPSSFEITVDGTIEIDGDDDPNDEATVISGSTVQSSVTDGTQRFRFSGALTDVTFTSGEATVRLDGEAIDPDEYGDQDLLPHAIVFDGREADGRSRYSFAVDGRVRKSDHRGASIDDEDVVEGRAVRGSVGGWLDAYWFDGDPEDVTVSGDARVHVDYNVREQ, from the coding sequence ATGGCACGCGAACCTTCGGTACTGGACGACGACGACGAACCCGCCGGAATCGGCCGCGAGAGCGCCGATCGCGGGCGTAATGGTGGATTACTCCACCGCCGCTCGTACCTGAAGCTAGCCGGGTCGGCCGCCGCGGCGGCGGCGACGACGGCCGCGGCCGCGACGACGGCCGCGGCGGACGAGGACGACTACGAAGTCGTGAAACTCTCGCGCGGCGAGAAGCGACAGTTCTTCGTCGACGACGGCGAGACGTTCGAGAACGTCCTGATCGACTGTACGGCCGGCGGTTGCTGGCCGCAGATCATCGCACACGGGACGAACTGGACGATCCGCAACGTGGGGATCAAGGGCCGGATCGGCGACGCGAACGCCGTCCTCGGCGTCTCCGACCGCGGCGGCAACCGGTCGCTGATCGAGAACGTCTACCTCGGGGACGGCGCGACTGCCGGCCACCGCCACGGCCTCGGCCTCTGGGTCGCCCCCCAGCACAGCGGTCACATCGACATCCGGAACGTCAACATCCAGGAGATGGGCGACAACTCCTTTTACTGCTCCGCGCCCGGCGGCAATGGCGGGGGCACCATCCACATCGACAACTGCTACTCCGCGAACTCCTGGGTCTCGCACTTCCGTCTGTCCGAGGGGAAGGTGACGAACAGCGTCGCCGTCAACGACGAGCGACACAAGGACGGTCGCGGCGTCTGGGGGTGGGCCCCCGGTCCGGTCGAGGTGGAGAACTGCCACCTCGCGATGAACGGCCGCCACTACTCGCTGCACGCCCGCGGGGGCGTCCTGAACGTCTCGAACACCGAGTACGACCGCGGCTACGGCGACGAGGGCACCCGTACCGTTCAGGGCGGATCGATCAACTTCCGCGGCGGCAACGGCTCGAACCCCCGGGAATTCGTCCCCGAGGGCTGTCCGACCTCCGCCGCGGAGGCCGCCGCGGGCGGGTCGAGTTCCGCCGGCGAGCAGGAGGAAGAACGGATCCTCCCGAACACCATCGTCTTCGACGGCCGCGGCGCCGGCGACAACACGAGCTACGAGTTCGCGGCCTCCGGCGACGTCGCGCCGAGCACCGACGAGGACGCGACGATCGACGCCGAGGCCACGGTCGACGGCAAGCGCGCGAGCGGCGTCGTCGCCAACTGGCTCGACGCCTTCCGCTTCGAGGGCGAACTCGAGGAGTTGACCGTCGACGGCCCCGCGACCGTCCGGGTCAACGGCGTCGAGATCGACCCCGACGAGTTCGACGGCGGGCCCGACCACGTCCTCGTCGTCGAGGGCTCCGAGGCGGGCGTCACCCGCTACGAGTTCGTCGTCGACGGCCCGGTCGAGAAGTCCGACGACGGGGGCGCCTCGATCGACGACGAGGACGAGATCGACGACGGCGCCGTCCACGGCGTCGTCGCCAACTGGAAGGACGCCTACCGCTTCGACGGCGACCTCGAATCGCTGACCGTCGACGGCCCCGCGACCGTCACGCTCGACGGTGAGGTGGTCGACCCTTTTGAGTACGGCGAGGCGCTCCCCCACGTCCTCGAGGTCGTCGGCGACGGGAGTCCCTCGAGTTTCGAGATCACGGTCGACGGCACGATCGAGATCGACGGCGACGACGACCCGAACGACGAGGCGACGGTGATCTCCGGATCGACCGTCCAGAGTTCGGTCACCGACGGCACCCAGCGGTTCCGGTTCTCCGGGGCGCTGACCGACGTGACGTTCACGAGCGGCGAGGCCACCGTCAGGCTCGACGGCGAGGCGATCGACCCCGACGAGTACGGCGACCAGGACCTCCTGCCACACGCCATCGTCTTCGACGGCCGCGAGGCCGACGGGCGGAGTCGCTACTCGTTCGCGGTCGACGGCCGCGTCCGCAAGTCGGACCACCGCGGCGCTTCGATCGACGACGAGGACGTCGTCGAGGGCCGGGCCGTCCGCGGCTCGGTCGGCGGCTGGCTCGACGCCTACTGGTTCGACGGCGATCCGGAGGACGTCACCGTCTCCGGTGACGCGCGCGTTCACGTCGACTACAACGTCCGCGAGCAGTAA
- a CDS encoding transcription initiation factor IIB, with product MTRSRSDHARYESQAAAESETGRCPDCETDTIVHDPDRGERVCRECGLVLTEDPIDYGPEWRAFNAEEHDQLSRVGAPLTQSMHDRGLTTTIDWRNRDANGHSMSADKHGQLHRLRVWQERIRTKNAGERNLKYALSEIDRMVSALGVPTPVKETASVIYRQALERDLIRGRSIEGVATSALYTACRKEGIPRSLEEVTAVSRVDQREIGRTYRYIADELDINLEPTNPRQFVPRFCSELDVGKDVETKAIEIIDRTTEQGLHSGKSPTGYAAAAIYAAGLLCDETIPQRAVAETAQTTVVTVRNRYREQLDAIDQAPAT from the coding sequence ATGACGCGGTCCCGCAGCGATCACGCCCGATACGAGTCACAGGCCGCCGCCGAGTCGGAGACGGGTCGGTGTCCGGACTGCGAGACCGACACGATCGTACACGACCCGGACCGCGGCGAACGGGTCTGTCGGGAGTGTGGCCTCGTGTTGACCGAAGATCCGATCGACTACGGTCCGGAGTGGCGCGCGTTCAACGCCGAGGAACACGATCAGCTCTCGCGCGTGGGCGCGCCGCTGACCCAGTCGATGCACGACCGGGGGCTGACGACGACCATCGACTGGCGCAACCGCGACGCCAACGGCCACTCGATGTCGGCCGACAAGCACGGCCAGCTCCACCGGCTCCGGGTCTGGCAGGAACGCATCCGCACGAAAAACGCCGGCGAGCGCAACCTGAAGTACGCCCTCTCGGAGATCGACCGGATGGTCAGCGCCCTCGGCGTCCCCACGCCGGTCAAGGAGACCGCGAGCGTCATCTACCGGCAGGCCCTGGAGCGCGACCTCATCCGGGGCCGATCGATCGAGGGGGTCGCGACCTCGGCGCTCTACACCGCCTGCCGCAAGGAGGGCATCCCGCGCAGTCTGGAGGAGGTGACCGCGGTCTCGCGGGTCGACCAGCGCGAGATCGGCCGCACATACCGCTACATCGCCGACGAACTCGACATCAACCTCGAACCGACGAACCCCCGCCAGTTCGTCCCCCGATTCTGCTCGGAACTCGACGTCGGCAAGGACGTCGAGACGAAGGCCATCGAGATCATCGACCGGACGACCGAACAGGGACTGCACTCGGGGAAGTCACCGACCGGCTACGCCGCCGCCGCGATCTACGCCGCCGGCCTGCTCTGCGACGAGACCATCCCCCAGCGGGCGGTCGCGGAGACCGCACAGACGACCGTCGTCACCGTCCGGAACCGCTACCGCGAACAGCTAGACGCCATCGACCAGGCGCCGGCTACATGA
- a CDS encoding sulfatase — protein sequence MTEPRDVVLITVDSLRADRCGFMGGGADVTPTLDALAADGLVFENAVAPAPETNGSVATTFTGQYSNPKLESDLSNYTERTREHMSALRTIPQRFSELGYETAGITANPWTSRYFAFDRDFDRFEDTMDDNLSKGLVAEGNDRGLARDVLAQVLNWWQGQDMFMSWESLYDEIETTLADLESPYFCWIFLVDVHMPYFPGDGYRTRSRLLTYPANASLFVGKYELPLQSLFHDVLVQSYDDAVRYTDAFFERFLDDVEGDPLIAVTSDHGEGFGEDGMYGHGPKVSEEALHVPLVVANGPTGSVERPFSLRRLPSLLTALATGDAYEDLLEPVVVGRNYDPAIAVRGRRWRYVWRPEEQRVELRGDDPFEWEPADVPELAAIGRDVVEAFLESERERKRIIDAASDVAASAAL from the coding sequence ATGACGGAACCGCGTGACGTCGTCCTGATCACCGTCGACAGCCTGCGCGCCGACCGCTGTGGCTTCATGGGGGGCGGGGCCGACGTGACGCCGACGCTCGACGCGCTGGCCGCGGACGGCCTCGTCTTCGAGAACGCCGTCGCCCCCGCGCCGGAGACCAACGGCTCGGTCGCGACGACGTTCACCGGCCAGTACTCGAACCCGAAACTCGAGTCCGACCTCTCGAACTACACCGAGCGCACTCGCGAGCACATGAGCGCGCTCCGGACGATTCCCCAGCGGTTCTCGGAACTCGGCTACGAGACGGCCGGGATCACCGCGAACCCGTGGACGTCGCGGTACTTCGCGTTCGACCGGGACTTCGACCGCTTCGAGGACACGATGGACGACAACCTCTCGAAGGGGCTCGTCGCCGAGGGGAACGACCGCGGACTCGCACGCGACGTGCTCGCGCAGGTGCTCAACTGGTGGCAGGGACAGGATATGTTCATGTCCTGGGAGTCGCTGTACGACGAGATCGAGACGACCCTCGCGGACCTCGAGTCGCCGTACTTCTGCTGGATCTTCCTCGTCGACGTCCACATGCCCTACTTCCCCGGCGACGGCTACCGCACCCGTTCGCGGCTGCTGACCTACCCGGCGAACGCCTCGCTGTTCGTCGGCAAGTACGAACTCCCGCTGCAGTCGCTGTTCCACGACGTGCTGGTCCAGTCGTACGACGACGCCGTGCGGTACACCGACGCGTTCTTCGAGCGGTTCCTCGACGACGTCGAGGGCGACCCCCTGATCGCGGTCACCAGCGACCACGGCGAGGGGTTCGGCGAGGACGGCATGTACGGCCACGGGCCGAAGGTCTCCGAGGAGGCGCTGCACGTCCCGCTGGTGGTGGCCAACGGGCCCACCGGCTCTGTCGAGCGGCCGTTCTCGCTGCGCCGACTCCCGTCGCTGCTCACCGCGCTGGCGACCGGCGACGCCTACGAGGACCTCCTCGAACCGGTCGTCGTGGGCCGCAACTACGATCCCGCCATCGCCGTCCGCGGCCGGCGGTGGCGCTACGTGTGGCGTCCGGAGGAGCAACGCGTCGAACTCCGGGGAGACGACCCGTTCGAGTGGGAACCGGCCGACGTCCCTGAACTGGCGGCCATCGGCCGGGACGTGGTCGAGGCGTTCCTCGAGAGCGAACGGGAGCGAAAGCGGATCATCGACGCCGCGTCGGACGTGGCCGCGAGCGCGGCGCTTTGA